A region of the Labeo rohita strain BAU-BD-2019 chromosome 5, IGBB_LRoh.1.0, whole genome shotgun sequence genome:
AGTATACTGCAAGTACAAATGATGGAGAAGAGGAAAATGAGCAGGATGTTGATGTGGAAGATGAAATGCTGTTGGGGCAATATGACCAGCCTCTTCATTTGCATCGCCACAGAAGCAAGACTGTAACTTTTCAGAACGATATGGTAAGGTCTTGTGTGGCCTCGGATGTAGTCTCGGATGGCGCACGCACATTCATAGATATACAGTGGAAAAAAGTTTTGAGGTTTTTATCGGTACTCTTTGATTACAAGTGACCTGGCTGGTACAATTCAGCTTCTGTGGAAGAAACAGTATTTTACAAAGTGTTGAGGCTTGCGGCATAGGATCTTGACAATGAAGAATTAAAGCgatggttcacccaaattctgtcgttaattactcacccatatTTCATTCCAAACaagtaagacctttattcattttcggaacacaaattaagatattttttgatgaaatccacgctttctgaccctgcataaacagcaggGCCTATGCAAGGTCacaccacgttcaaggcccagaaaggtagtaaggacaccattaaaatagtccatgtgacatcagtggttcagtggtttgcaattatttttgttttcttgtactGTACTGCtagatgtattatttatttattgaatctatttttaatagattaatctattacaattttttatactgttttcCCCTAAACAATCCTAGCACTCCCTTACAGACCCCTGGTGGTCCCTGGACCCCAGTTTGAAAATCTCTGGTCTGTATTAGAGGTTTTCAAACTGGCATAGGATGTTAGGGGAGCTGCATAgagatttacaaaatgtaaaatgtattttatggcTCCCACACTTTTTCACAGATTTAGTGAAATACATTTAACCCTTTTTTACACATTCATGTTCTCCAAATTTGATGATATTACTATTTTGTTCTGCTTTTAactataattatgattattttattctattaacagcacaattttttttattaatggaaaaaaacaacaaatctgcATGTAgtttatgaggaaaacattattaaatagtaATTGGCTTTAGTCAATGACATTATAAAACCTAATGATTTAATTGGGAAACAATGATTTAGTTTTATTGTCTTTATAATATCACACATATTATTCTTCTCACAAAGTACAAATGGGTTTAAATGCATGAAGGTCATTCTGTGCaaactcaaccagaggtcccaagctcaaatttttaattttctcaataatattgtgtcaatatttattttttctctatattgataaaagccaaaatattaaatgtcacacctgtatatttactgagtagtgtactattttgtattttgtagtgAAAATGAATTTTTCATCTGAGATTTGTAGGCAAATAACAGgagggtaaaaatgactttagaaagatggcagcctgattagattttttttacacagagattggtaggtctattagtaaaatctgttgactttagcaatctctGTTGCATTATATGCCAGTGGTGACCTTTGAAAAATTAGAAAAAgcacttttaaagtttttttttcctcaaatgtttgtgtgcatgtaaCTCTTGGATGACTGTTAACTGgactattaaatatataataatgcccgggtcttaacaaacttttcttttggcatcttcatttttaaagccCTATATAGTTCATTTCCAGAGATACTGGAATCTAAATATGGCTCCAAGAgcaaattgttaaattgtacacattttaagtggtcaaaaaccaaatccATAAGGACCCTCTTGGTATCAAAAATCCTACTTCTAGTCCTACTCCTGtgccattattttaatgagCTTGATTGTAATATCATGAGGTGTCCCTAAAAACTGAATCAGTGCTGTTTAAGCTGTCTTATACCAAATGACCCATTTCAAATTTTCAACAatctaatattattatatattacaatgcattttataattttatgtatgCATATTGGTGTCTGTGCAGGTGTATGAGCCAGATCCCACtgttttctttacaactgacTACAGAGCTTCCCAAGTGCTTTGGCCTCATGAGAATCAGGAGGAGTTGAAGAGGCAGGTGAGGAATCATGCTTTATTCAGAATGGTGTCTCCtctatttctattctttttattattattattttgaagatctgtgttcatttttataatagtGCCAATCAaagttcaaatttaaaataactagtctattttaacaaattttaaagtcagtgtcatgtgatctatacaaattcattttgttatcctgatttgctgctcaagaagcatttatcattattatcaatgttgaaatcagtagtgctgttttatattttttgtggaagaattaatagaaagttcagtatgtataaattaatttatattgaatattaaataaatgctgtcactgtcacttttgatacctttaatgcatcataaatgaataaaaatttcaGTTCTCATAGCATCCTTTACATTTAGTCTTGATATAGGTGGAATCTTTGTTTaccaaataaatattgttttcttcAAAGCGTTGAAAACTGAAACTGTATTGTTTCAGAGGCAGTCTCAGTTCCTCATGTATCGACGACACTTCATGGACATTGAGCGAGAGCAAGTGAAGGAGCATCAAAGGCACAGGAAACATCTGAAGAGAACTGCAAGGTCGAACCTCACCACATGTGTACAAGTATCTTCTATACAACACCAGCACGTTTATGCTACTAAAGAGGATGTCTATTTTCATTACTTTCCACATGATGGTTCCTCACTTCTCTTTTGGTTTCTGTGCTGTAGTCAGGTTACAGTAAGTAGTTTACATGACTAACTAgttactgtaaaataatgataatactgGACTTAAAATAAGACTGCTAGAATGAGTGCTAGGTCTTCGTCACAATGACATGAAAAAGACATGACTATTACTCAAAAATGTCACTCCTGTGACAGATATGCATATTTTAAACTTCTACACTACTAAACTATTATGCATTTTCCTGTAACTCAACTCACTGCATGAcattagcaaataaaaattcAAGGAGAAAAAGATctgtatgttaaaatgtatagcCTTTATTGATGATATagaatttagttaaaaatagcttaatttatatgtttatattatgtacataattacatacaatttatttaaacattataatgattttttaaaagatttattacGGTTAATATGAAAAGttgtgggggtttttttttatttattttagtaactcGCCTTGAGCCTAAGTACATTTCTTTTGTGCTATTGAAGCAAGTAACCACAcatcatttttctttcattaagtTGTCCAAGAACACAAAAGACTTCATGTTAAGCTTTATGCTTTCTTTTATGAACTCAGAGAACTTTTTTCTGTGTGTAGGATTAagaatgaaaaagaacaacTCAGAAAAGCCGAGGAGAAGAAGATGGAGAGGCAGCGACAGCGggaggaagaaagaaaagacatgGCTGAGAGGGAGTGTTTGATTTTGGAACGATTGAGGCTTGATGAGGAGGAGGCAGCAGAGAAGGTAGCGAGACGGGAGAAAACAAAGAGGATCAAAGAAAGCAAACGGTACATACTGCCAATATATGGCACAAGTTATCTTATGAATATGTTCGTTATAACAGTAAATACACTAAAAGTTTGGTGtggtaagtttaaaaaaaaaaaaatatattgtgctctccgttcatttatttaaacacaaatacagtgaaaactgttatattgtaaaatgttattaaataagAATCTATCTGTTTAACtgttggcaaagctgaatttttaatagTCATAGctttagtctttagtgtcacgtgatccttcagaaatcattctaatatgctgatttggtgcttaagaaacattttttttattatcagtgttttaaaaagcTGCTTAAAATTTCGAAGAAACCatgatgatttttttcaggattctttgatgaatagaaagttcaataaacagtgctcatttaaaataaaaatcttttgtgacattgtACATGcctttactctcacttttgatcaatttgatccttgctgaataaaagtattagggTCAATATCACCATAGAGTGCCTTTCAACCTTCTCATAACTCCTCACAGAACCCACACTCAaacattttggttttaatttccCATTCGCTTTATgtaatgtcataaatagtagACACTCAAGTACTATAGAAACATATTAGCTGCGCTCCCACacatttttagataattatggGCCATTATTTGAAGCATAAACCATTAgatatgtccaccctgtcatggaGATATCtattactgttaaatacattttcattgcaCTATTAGGatgcaaattatattttctgaaaggtATAATGTCACTTTCCAAgattatttgtttgctttcaaattctaaatacataaaagattttatgtaaaccatgtgtttttaaagtaaagTCAATTTGcacatgtattttttcttatttggaaaaaactgtgatattttatatttgaaaattggTGGACCAGCACACAGCGGTGTGGACACATAAAGCAGAACaataatacagtataattacattCTCAATCACATTGATATACACCCCGCCCCctcattcattttagtttttatcaatattaactgtaaatgaataaatgaatcacCCTATCAAGTCTAAGTGGCTGACAGGGTGAACATTTTGAGCTTCATTTAGCATATTAGCTTACAACAAACTGTGACTAGCTAAACACTTAGTCTGGTTGTTGAAGAGAATTTGGTATTATTAAacttacatattttgaaaatactgtattcTCATCACTTCCGGCATATTTTATGTcgacagggtggacatgttAAGCTTAGGAAAAGCAAGTAAGCAAACTCATAGGCAGAAAATTTGTCACCAACCAAGTCACCAACTTACTCACCTCAGTCATTAGAAATTCCTGCCACTAAAGAGACAAAAAACCTGTTGTCGGCCTTTTCTTAAAGGGGGCAGATTCCCCAATACAACAGGGTGGACAACCATtcaaactttacttttttttattaaataaaaatattgtttttattaccaaaAGGTCAATGCACTCAAACTGAGTAAtctcttatttaacaaaatattaataggagagcaaaactgtacaattttatGATTTGATTATATTCTGCTCTCATTCAAATGATGAATAATGAGCAGTGCATGGGACATAGCAAAATAATAGGCATCCTCCtacacaaaacttaaaaaaaatctagaaaatgtatctaaagagccaagtaatgcttttgttatgaatataaaaagcCTAACACACCCTTTCATAGTCAGTtttatgttaaaggagaactccacttccaaaacaaaggttcccatataatgtactcaccccttgtcatccaagatgttcatgtctttctttcttcagttgtaaagaaattatgttttttgaggaaaacatttcagcatttttctccatataatgaactgatgtggtgccccgattttgaacttccaaaattcagtttaaatgcagcttcaaatgatcccaaccgaggaagaagggtcttatctagtgtaacgatcggttattttcataaaaataataggatttatatactttttaatgtcaaacactcatcttgtcttactctgcctggactgtttttgttccagttcatgacagttagggtatgacaGTAACTCCCATCTGACAGTAACTCCCATCtcgtgttctccctcaacttcagaatcgtcctatatcgctattttaccttttttgttaagggtgtttgatcttctttgcatgttcactttgcaaagactgggtcggtacttctgcagcgatgtaggatgattttgaaatgatttttgaagttgagggagaaaatacgattggagttttttgacataccctaactgtcttgagccagaatacacagagttcagggagagaaaagCAAGACGAgctttgagattaaaaagtatttacattttattttttttaatgaaaataaccgatcatttcactagataagacccttcttccttggctgggatcgtttacaaccacatttgggatcgtttgaagccgcatttaaactgcattttggaagttcaaaatcggggcaccatatcagtccattatatggagaaaaaagctgaaatgttttccttaaaaaaacataatttctttacgactgaaagaaagacatgaacatcttggatgacaagggggtgagtacattatatgtgaatctttgttttagaactggacttctccttcaagttTTCATGGCAGAAGAGTTTTGTGCAGgttatgtacatttatgtacAGGACACCAAAAGGCACCCTACAGTGATATTGACCcattaattcatatatatatataaaatatacattattgaCCCCACACtatatgatgttttattaacaaggttcgggaggagcgcgTCAGATACCTAGCCTAATTAACACAACAGGAGTCCACTCAAGTCAATCAACGCTATGCATTCAAATACAGCTGACTTACCTCTATCCTTTTGACGGTTTATCAGCATCCCTCCACCACCCCATCTCCTCACTCCGAGTTCTCACTACACCTAAGgggggttctctgggttcgggccattcccgagctcggagcccttccccggacagcacgccaaacatgcattactatactccggctaattatatgtaagcgtGAACTCGTGAAAACCATAATGTTATAACCATAACATCAATGCATCATAGAGTTGTGTGACAATCATATGTAAAGAGCTGTCGTTGTATGTGATGATTCTGTGACAGGTACATTGAGGCCATGCAGGCTCTAATGAAAGAGAAGCTGAAGAAGTATAAAGTGGAACTGCCTCCTCTGTGCTGCTGTGGGGACACTTTCTGGGACAGCCATCCTGACACCTGTGCCAACAACTGCATCTTCTACAACAATCCAAAAGGTAAACTGCTCACTCTGTGtccaatttatttaaaattttaggaTAATAGAGTGTTCTGCTTTCCCTTCAATGAAAATGATTGGAATGTCTTGTTACACTGTGTATTGTGTAATTCTTGTGTAAGTATTTGTTCTAACAAGCAACAAGTGACAACATCTTATTGGTTGCCTGGTTCCTATTTCTGTGGCATTGTGTGGGATGGCCCCGCCCACAGAGAAACATCATTGGTCAAAAATCCTGCTCCTCGTAACTGTAGACCGAACTTCAAAAATGTTGCTGGAAATTTGTCACGTCGTGCCTGTTTTTATGTCGTAAATGTTCTTACTCACAGTACCATGACTTGACAGACAATGCATGTGGGGCCTCTGTCACaaatgtcttttgtttttcCACTTTCCATGACATAGtataacaatacatattttcaCCAGACTGTCAGAAGTTTAATCATGAGTTTAGTTCATCATAGGAACATCTTATTTTATAACAAgataaaaacaagttttaaataCCCCTGTGAAAGAGAAGTACACTTCAGCATGCTTTGAAAAAGAGTACTTCTAGTAGCATACTTAACatacatgaaaatgtattacagtttaaagcagtttaagCAATTAGTTCAACTTAAGCATGTCtttgcaaaaccagctaaaagccatctcggttaaaaatgagataatgatactgagtgaatgctcctgacacatagtatatgtccatcaaatacttttacttcaaactcgctaaatttcagcctcagcccagtcagaagtaccagtacttacatagaaacctatacaaagtagccagaaagaaatgcttattttaacGAAAAACGTCATATgtatttagaggcttttgcatttgaactcttcatatgtaatTTCATCATTATTTCTATTGTGTACATTTGAAATATGGACAAGGTGTCCTGCTGATTGAACTGACAAGCATGtgataaactaaaatatgaaatgaaactcatatgttatgcatttaaatatttgtaataaagattgaaatatatgtgaccctggaccacgataccagtcttaaaggagaactccacttctagaacaacaatttacaaataatttactcacccccttttcatccaagatgttcatgtctttctgtcttcagtcgtaaagaaattatggtttttgaggaaaacatttcaggatttttctccatataatggacttcattggtgccctgatattgaacttccaaaatgtagtttaaatgcagcttcaaagggctctaaatgatcccagccaaggaagaagggccttatctagcaaaactgtctttttttttgaaaaataaaattttgtatactgtttaagcacaaaagcttgtgtagcacaggctctgggatgcacgtccacaatgctacaaattagtgatgggtcattaGTTAcacctacaacttgagaggaggacattgttgtacctttttgtttgtaaacagtgtttacaaacttacttgcactttcttagtctttgcgcgtttgttttgtaaacactgggtctgtagttccacctacgttcGGCATGATGTCTCAaggtgattcaatagtacgtagcgttgtgaatgcgcatcccagagcctgtgctacacgagcttttgtgcttaaaaagtatacaacatttttattttctgaaaaaaaaaaaatgaccgatcgtttcgctagataagacccttcttcctcggctaggatcatttagagccctttgaagctgcatttaaactacattctggaagtgaagttctcctttaagtagcacgagtatatttgtagcaatagccaaaaagtatcgatttttcttttatgccaaaaaatcattaggatattaagtaaagatcatgttctatgaagatattttgtaaatttcctaccttaaatatatcaaaacttaatttttgattagtaatatgtattgctaagacttcatttggacaaatttaaaggcgattttctcaatatttagactttttttgcatccttagattccagatgttcaaacagttgtatcttgtCCAAATATTggcctatcataacaaaccatatgtCAGTGGAAAtcttattcattcagctttcagaaggtgcataaatctcaattttggaaaaaattgacacttatgactggttttgtggtccaaggtcacatattaactttaaatgtaatactgaACACTACAGTTAATCAAGTATTTTACATGCGCTTTAGCATCTTAGCACatcaatatatgtatatacttcttttaaatatGACCAAAGActgttaaaacataataatttaaattgtttttttaaaataaacctaaTTTTGCATTATTACAAGTGCATAAAGTATAATTGTGTTAGGGAACATATTCATTAAAGTGTTCTTTAgtggctttttatttcattaatattatattttcttcaagtactgttttttttttttaaatatatttttaagatttgaagtacactataAGTGCGCATTCAATTAAGTGCAGTTCTTCTTCGCATAGGTAATAATGGCCGTAATGATTTATGATATTTTTCTGCAGCGTATGCTCAGGCTCTGCAGTCTGTCTTGCTAAGCTGTGATCTCAAGGAAGGAGGCTTTGGACAGTGTTCGTCCACCTGGAAGACATCTACTATGGATGTCCATTTTCAAAGGAAGTAATTGTATTCCATCTTTAGTGTCATTATTGAACATGTTTTAAGACTTGACTGATTGAACTTTTTATGTTGTATTAACATAATGATTTCATGGtgtgatattttttattgtacttaAGAATGGTTTTGAAATACCTGACATACCTCAATGTAACCAGTGTTTTTACTGTTACAATAAACCTTACTGAATTGAGAATTTCAACTGCTTTGAGTGTTTAATGTGTCACAACTTGGTTTTCCTAACCTAAATGTACCTAAATGTGTATGTGACCTTTGTACACATATTCAGCCATTATCCACACAAAGTCCCTGATCATACGCTTCAGGCTGAGAAGCCAGtaaatttatttctgtctttGTCTGTGGAAATAAGAAGTATTTGCTTCCATTCCAGAAAGCAACATCCTATTTTCTAGTCAAGGTTTTTAGGTCAAGGATGATAGGTCAGGTAAAGTAAAATCTAGGACAtatattacactaccagtcaaaagtttttgaacagtaacatttttacatattttaagaattctcttctgctcaccaagcctgcatttatttgatccaaaatacagcaaaagaagtaatattgtgaaatatttttatttaaaataactgttttgaatatattttaaaatgtaatttattcctgtgatcaaagctacattttcagcatcattactccagacttaagtgtcacatgatcctccagaaatcagtttttctgaacttctattcatcaaagaaacctgaaaaaaattcactcaactgttttcaacatgataataatcataataataataaatattttttgagtagcaaatcagaatattagaatgatatctgaaggatcatgtgactggagtaatgatgcaaaaaattcagctttgaaatcacaggaataaattatattttaaaatattcaaatagaaaacagttattttaaatagtaaaaaatattttaaacatccttatagaaatgtaaaattaagataaattaataatttaaaaccatagcaaacaaaatgaaaaaaaaaacc
Encoded here:
- the ccdc15 gene encoding uncharacterized protein ccdc15; translation: MRQLNVRAKYCNKPAKQLIVLCLKPIYSLPGHMESEQSAVPALAVSALRGTEAVSSHRTTHNVSKVRKQVRHRLAACQTVQEGDELSQLPGGRWKTSPARDKTESHTCRDQKEYTASTNDGEEENEQDVDVEDEMLLGQYDQPLHLHRHRSKTVTFQNDMVYEPDPTVFFTTDYRASQVLWPHENQEELKRQRQSQFLMYRRHFMDIEREQVKEHQRHRKHLKRTARIKNEKEQLRKAEEKKMERQRQREEERKDMAERECLILERLRLDEEEAAEKVARREKTKRIKESKRYIEAMQALMKEKLKKYKVELPPLCCCGDTFWDSHPDTCANNCIFYNNPKAYAQALQSVLLSCDLKEGGFGQCSSTWKTSTMDVHFQRK